The following coding sequences lie in one Populus nigra chromosome 15, ddPopNigr1.1, whole genome shotgun sequence genomic window:
- the LOC133674132 gene encoding aspartyl protease AED1-like: MAITPVSPIPLTFILYVFLVLLCPLCSLKKGLTVEGKETTTKYFRTVKVNSLLPSNVCSQSTRVLNRASSLKVVNKYGPCIPVTGSPEKISVPSAAEFLLQDQLRVKSFQVRLSMNPSSGVFKEMQTTIPASIVPNGGAYVVTVGLGTPKKDFPLLFDTGSDLTWTQCEPCLGGCFPQNQPKFDPTTSTSYKNVSCSSEFCKLIAEEAAQGCISNTCIYGIQYGSGYTIGFLATETLTIASSDVFENFLFGCGEENNGTFNGTTGLLGLGRSPIALPSQTTNKYKNLFSYCLPASPSSTGHLSFGVQVSQAAKFTPISPKLKQLYGLNTVGISVGGRELPINGSISRTIIDSGTTFTFLPSPTYSALGSAFREMMANYTLTNGTSSFQPCYDFSNIGNGTLTIPGISIFFEGGVEVEIDVSGIMIRVNGLKEVCLAFADTGSDSDFAIFGNYQQKTYEVIYDVAKGMVGFAPKGC; encoded by the exons ATGGCCATTACTCCCGTTTCTCCCATCCCACTTACCTTTATCctctatgtttttcttgttcTCCTATGCCCTTTATGCTCTTTGAAGAAAGGGCTTACCGTTGAAGGAAAAGAGACTACAACAAAATACTTTCGTACCGTAAAAGTCAATTCTCTTCTGCCATCGAATGTCTGCAGCCAATCCACCAGAG TTCTCAACAGAGCTTCATCCCTAAAAGTTGTGAACAAGTATGGACCATGCATTCCAGTGACCGGATCTCCAGAAAAAATCAGCGTTCCCTCAGCAGCCGAATTCCTCCTTCAAGACCAACTTCGAGTGAAATCATTTCAAGTTCGGCTTTCCATGAACCCAAGCAGTGGTGTTTTTAAGGAGATGCAGACTACAATACCGGCATCTATAGTACCGAATGGAGGTGCATATGTTGTCACCGTGGGCCTTGGCACACCGAAAAAGGATTTCCCCCTCTTATTTGATACTGGTAGTGACCTTACATGGACTCAATGCGAGCCGTGCTTGGGGGGTTGTTTTCCGCAAAATCAACCGAAGTTCGATCCAACCACATCAACTTCATACAAAAACGTTTCGTGTTCCTCTGAATTTTGCAAGTTAATTGCTGAGG AAGCGGCCCAGGGTTGCATTTCCAATACATGCATTTATGGAATCCAATACGGGAGTGGCTACACCATCGGATTTCTTGCCACAGAAACACTAACCATTGCATCTTCAGACGTGTTCGAAAACTTCCTGTTCGGTTGTGGCGAAGAGAATAACGGCACATTCAATGGTACAACCGGTTTGCTAGGACTAGGCCGCTCCCCAATAGCCTTACCATCACAAACTACCAACAAATACAAAAACCTCTTCTCTTATTGCTTACCAGCATCTCCAAGCTCAACTGGTCACCTCAGTTTCGGTGTCCAAGTCTCTCAGGCTGCAAAATTCACTCCAATTTCTCCAAAACTCAAGCAGTTGTACGGCCTAAACACTGTTGGAATTAGTGTTGGTGGCCGAGAACTACCAATAAATGGTTCGATTTCTCGGACAATCATCGATTCCGGCACAACCTTCACATTTCTTCCATCCCCGACATACTCGGCTCTTGGCTCAGCTTTTCGAGAAATGATGGCAAATTATACTTTGACAAATGGAACATCCAGCTTCCAGCCATGCTATGACTTCAGCAATATTGGCAATGGCACTCTTACGATACCTGGTATTAGTATTTTCTTCGAAGGTGGAGTTGAAGTGGAAATCGATGTTTCGGGGATCATGATCCGTGTGAATGGTTTGAAAGAGGTATGCTTGGCATTTGCGGACACTGGGAGTGATTCAGATTTTGCAATTTTTGGAAATTATCAGCAAAAGACATACGAGGTGATCTATGATGTTGCTAAGGGAATGGTTGGATTTGCTCCTAAAGGTTGTTAg
- the LOC133674105 gene encoding aspartyl protease AED1-like, with product MATPISLAFLLYVLLFLLCPLCSLKKGHTVAANETTKSYFRNVNVNSLLPSSVCDQSNKVLNKASALKVVSKYGPCTVTGDPKTFPSAAEILRQDQLRVKSIRAKLSMNSSTGVFNEMKTTVPTTHFGGGYAVNVGLGTPKKDFSLFFDTGSDLTWTQCEPCLGGCFPQNDEKFDPTKSTSYKNLSCSSEPCMSIGKESAQGCSSSNTCLYAVQYGSGYTVGFLATETLSITPSDVFENFVIGCGEKNGGRFYGTAGLLGLGRSPIALPSQTSSTYKNLFSYCLPASSSSTGHLSFGSGVSQAAKFTPITTKIPELYGLDVSGISVGGRKLPIDPSVFRTAGTIIDSGTTLTFLPSTAHSALSSAFQEMMTNYTLTNGTSGFQPCYDFSKYANDNITIPQISIFFEGGVEVDIDDSGILIFVNGLEEVCLAFIDNGNDKDLAIFGNLQQKTYEVVYDVAKGMVGFAPGGC from the exons ATGGCTACTCCCATCTCTCTTGCCTTTCTCCTCtatgttcttctttttcttctttgcccTTTATGCTCTCTGAAGAAAGGCCATACCGTGGCAGCAAATGAAACCACAAAAAGTTACTTTCGCAATGTTAATGTCAATTCTCTTTTGCCATCAAGTGTCTGCGACCAATCTAACAAAG TTCTCAACAAAGCTTCGGCCCTAAAAGTGGTAAGCAAGTATGGTCCCTGCACGGTGACTGGAGATCCGAAAACATTTCCCTCGGCAGCCGAAATCCTCCGTCAAGACCAACTCCGAGTGAAATCAATTCGAGCTAAGCTTTCCATGAACTCAAGCACTGGTGTTTTTAATGAGATGAAGACTACAGTTCCAACCACTCATTTTGGAGGTGGATATGCTGTTAACGTCGGTCTTGGCACCCCAAAAAAAGATTTCTCACTCTTCTTTGATACTGGTAGTGACCTTACTTGGACCCAATGCGAGCCATGTTTAGGGGGTTGCTTTCCACAGAATGATGAGAAGTTCGATCCTACCAAATCAACCTCCTACAAAAACCTTTCGTGTTCCTCGGAACCGTGCATGTCAATTGGTAAAG AAAGCGCCCAGGGTTGCTCTTCGTCAAATACATGCCTTTATGCAGTCCAATACGGGAGTGGTTACACTGTCGGATTTCTTGCCACGGAAACGCTATCCATTACACCCTCAGACGTGTTCGAAAACTTTGTGATCGGTTGTGGTGAAAAGAATGGCGGCAGATTCTATGGTACAGCCGGTTTGCTAGGACTAGGCCGCTCCCCTATAGCCTTACCATCACAAACTTCCTCAACATACAAAAACCTCTTCTCTTATTGCTTACCAGCATCTTCAAGCTCGACTGGTCACCTCAGCTTCGGTAGTGGAGTCTCACAAGCTGCAAAATTCACTCCGATAACCACAAAAATTCCGGAATTGTACGGCCTAGACGTTTCTGGAATTAGTGTTGGAGGTCGCAAACTACCAATAGATCCATCAGTTTTTAGGACCGCTGGAACGATAATTGACTCTGGGACAACACTGACATTTCTGCCATCCACAGCACACTCTGCTCTCAGCTCGGCTTTTCAAGAAATGATGACAAACTATACTTTGACAAATGGAACATCCGGTTTCCAACCATGCTATGATTTCAGTAAGTATGCCAATGACAATATTACAATACCTCAGATTAGTATCTTCTTCGAAGGTGGGGTTGAAGTGGATATTGATGATTCGGGGATCTTGATCTTTGTGAATGGTCTGGAAGAGGTGTGTTTAGCATTCATAGATAATGGTAATGACAAAGATTTAGCAATTTTTGGAAATCTTCAACAGAAGACATACGAGGTGGTCTATGATGTTGCTAAGGGAATGGTTGGATTTGCTCCGGGTGGTTGTTAG